A genomic region of Candidatus Methylomirabilota bacterium contains the following coding sequences:
- the menC gene encoding o-succinylbenzoate synthase — protein MKIDAIDIYWLKLPLAFVWRTSYADQHVTDTILVRMESDGHYAWGESCPPYIPGYSAEHTLATYHTLREHMAPRIIGQSLETSRDLLDRLGFIKGNQFARAALDITWWVLEAKRRGLPLHRALGGTADRVAVGADFGVQDSLDVLMEKIAGAIEAGFPRIKLKFRPGWDLPMVEAVRSTFPRFTFHIDCNAAYGPADTELFRSLDRFGLAMIEQPLADDGMSLVNHADLQRRIETPVCLDESAHSLAHVQAAIRLGSCRVVNVKMARVGGLTESRDIQALCAQHGIPCWIGGMLESAVGGAICAELATLPNFTYPGDIFPSSYFYTNDLGKPEIVLSGPGEVATSTVPGIAQEPDPDLLKRWTAEHASFRAD, from the coding sequence GTGAAGATCGACGCGATCGACATCTACTGGCTGAAGCTGCCGCTGGCCTTCGTCTGGCGCACCTCCTACGCGGACCAGCACGTCACCGACACGATCCTCGTCCGCATGGAGAGCGACGGGCACTACGCGTGGGGCGAGAGCTGCCCGCCCTACATCCCGGGCTACTCGGCCGAGCACACCCTGGCCACCTACCACACGCTGCGCGAGCACATGGCGCCGCGGATCATCGGCCAGAGCCTCGAGACGTCGCGCGACCTGCTCGACCGGCTGGGCTTCATCAAGGGCAACCAGTTCGCGCGGGCCGCGCTGGACATCACCTGGTGGGTGCTCGAGGCCAAGCGGCGGGGGCTGCCGCTCCACCGGGCTCTCGGCGGCACCGCGGACCGGGTCGCGGTCGGAGCCGACTTCGGCGTCCAGGACTCGCTCGACGTCCTGATGGAGAAGATCGCCGGGGCCATCGAGGCGGGCTTCCCCCGCATCAAGCTCAAGTTCCGCCCGGGCTGGGACCTCCCCATGGTAGAGGCGGTGCGCTCGACCTTCCCGCGGTTCACCTTCCACATCGACTGCAACGCCGCGTACGGGCCGGCCGATACCGAGCTGTTCCGCTCGCTGGACCGGTTCGGCCTCGCCATGATCGAGCAGCCGCTCGCCGACGACGGCATGAGCCTGGTCAACCACGCCGACCTGCAGCGGCGCATCGAGACGCCGGTGTGCCTCGACGAGAGCGCCCACAGCCTGGCCCACGTGCAGGCCGCCATCCGCCTCGGGAGCTGCCGGGTCGTGAACGTCAAGATGGCCCGCGTGGGCGGCCTGACCGAGTCCCGCGACATCCAGGCCCTCTGCGCCCAGCACGGCATCCCGTGCTGGATCGGCGGGATGCTCGAGAGCGCGGTCGGCGGCGCGATCTGCGCCGAGCTGGCGACGCTGCCCAACTTCACCTACCCGGGCGACATCTTCCCGTCGTCGTACTTCTACACCAACGACCTGGGCAAGCCCGAGATCGTGCTGAGCGGGCCCGGCGAGGTGGCGACATCCACCGTGCCGGGCATCGCCCAGGAGCCGGATCCCGATCTGCTGAAGCGCTGGACCGCGGAGCACGCCTCGTTCCGGGCAGATTGA
- a CDS encoding dienelactone hydrolase family protein — protein sequence MAQWDRIDVDGSPMRLYVGMPSLGRAFPAVIVIQHGPGVDRFIEDRVETLSQQGYLAIAPDLYHRQPEDGDMMTRIGRLRDPEVISDVNAAVNYARRLKDTQLGDVGIIGFCMGGRVAYLMAASKPVFKAAGVFYGGNIMKAWGNGPTPFDLTPYVHCPIAGFFGNDDTNPSPADVDKISAHLDRYKKAHEFHRYDGAGHAFLNFTNDERYREGPARDAWDKLIPFLQRHLHASRQPRQRLA from the coding sequence ATGGCGCAGTGGGACCGCATCGACGTCGATGGCTCACCGATGCGCCTCTACGTGGGGATGCCGAGCCTCGGCCGGGCATTCCCCGCGGTGATCGTGATCCAGCACGGACCGGGTGTCGACCGGTTCATCGAGGACCGGGTCGAGACCCTCAGCCAGCAGGGCTACCTCGCCATCGCGCCGGATCTCTACCACCGGCAGCCCGAGGATGGCGACATGATGACCCGCATCGGCCGGCTGCGGGATCCCGAGGTCATCAGCGACGTCAACGCCGCGGTGAACTACGCGCGCCGCCTGAAGGACACCCAGCTGGGCGACGTCGGCATCATCGGCTTCTGCATGGGCGGGCGGGTGGCCTACCTGATGGCCGCGTCGAAGCCGGTGTTCAAGGCGGCGGGTGTGTTCTATGGCGGCAACATCATGAAGGCGTGGGGCAACGGCCCGACCCCGTTCGATCTCACGCCCTACGTGCACTGTCCGATCGCGGGCTTCTTCGGCAACGACGACACCAACCCGTCGCCGGCCGACGTGGACAAGATCTCCGCTCACCTCGACCGGTACAAGAAGGCTCACGAGTTTCATCGCTACGACGGGGCCGGCCACGCGTTCCTGAACTTCACCAATGACGAGCGCTACCGCGAGGGGCCCGCGCGGGACGCCTGGGACAAGCTGATCCCGTTCCTGCAGCGGCACCTGCACGCGAGTCGACAGCCGCGCCAGCGGCTCGCCTAG
- the iaaH gene encoding indoleacetamide hydrolase — MLRTWAVAALAAIGIVMAIGPASAGAQALTELSATEAAARIRAGTLTSEDLMKALVEVVERKRDLNAFITFDRERALAAARKADSLAARKSFAGPLHGVPIVVKDNIHVAGLPNSAGTPGLRGFVPTRNAPVAEKLIRAGAIVLGKTNMHELAFGITSNNAAFGPVRNAYDPARIAGGSSGGTGNAIAARMAAAGLGSDTGGSVRIPAALNGIAGLRPTLGRYAQEGITPIAHTRDTAGPMAREVADLVLLDTIITGTRDRVAAPPLAGLRIGVDRAVFFRNLDTEVEQLTDAALDRLRQAGAEIVDVDMAGLVDLNAKVSFPVALYEANVDLTAYLKRYRIPLDLAGLAGQIASPDVKGLFASAIVPGAKDAVPQKAYLDALAARPALQQLYAETFRKHRIVALAFPTTPLPAAPIGDDEKTKLNGADVPTFPTFIQNTDPGSNAGLPGLSIPIGRTAGGLPIGLALDGPAGSDRRLLGVGLALEALFGRLPAP, encoded by the coding sequence ATGCTGCGCACCTGGGCCGTGGCCGCGCTGGCCGCGATCGGCATCGTGATGGCGATCGGCCCGGCGTCGGCGGGCGCGCAGGCGCTGACCGAGCTGTCCGCGACCGAGGCGGCCGCGCGCATCCGGGCCGGCACCCTCACCAGCGAGGACCTGATGAAGGCCCTCGTGGAGGTCGTCGAGCGCAAGCGCGATCTCAACGCCTTCATCACCTTCGATCGCGAGCGGGCGCTCGCGGCCGCCCGCAAGGCCGACTCGCTGGCCGCCCGCAAGAGCTTCGCGGGCCCGCTCCACGGCGTGCCCATCGTGGTGAAGGACAACATCCACGTGGCCGGCCTGCCCAACTCCGCGGGCACGCCCGGCCTCCGGGGCTTCGTGCCGACCCGCAACGCCCCGGTCGCCGAGAAGCTGATCCGCGCCGGCGCGATCGTGCTCGGCAAGACCAACATGCACGAGCTGGCCTTCGGCATCACCAGCAACAACGCCGCGTTCGGGCCGGTGCGCAACGCCTACGACCCGGCACGCATCGCGGGCGGCTCCTCGGGCGGCACCGGCAACGCGATCGCCGCGCGGATGGCCGCGGCCGGCCTCGGGTCGGACACCGGCGGCTCGGTGCGCATCCCGGCCGCCCTCAACGGAATCGCGGGCCTGCGGCCGACGCTCGGGCGCTACGCGCAAGAGGGCATCACCCCGATCGCCCACACCCGCGACACCGCGGGCCCGATGGCGCGCGAGGTGGCGGACCTGGTGCTGCTGGACACCATCATCACCGGCACCCGCGATCGGGTGGCCGCGCCGCCCCTGGCCGGCCTGCGCATCGGCGTCGACCGCGCGGTCTTCTTCCGCAACCTGGACACCGAGGTCGAGCAGCTGACCGATGCCGCGCTCGACCGGCTCCGGCAGGCGGGCGCCGAGATCGTCGACGTCGACATGGCCGGACTGGTCGATCTGAACGCCAAGGTGAGCTTCCCGGTCGCCCTCTACGAGGCGAACGTGGACCTGACCGCGTACCTCAAGCGTTACCGGATCCCGCTCGACCTGGCCGGGCTCGCCGGGCAGATCGCCAGCCCGGACGTGAAGGGGCTCTTCGCCTCCGCGATCGTGCCGGGCGCCAAGGACGCGGTCCCGCAGAAGGCGTATCTCGACGCGCTGGCCGCGCGGCCGGCGCTGCAGCAGCTCTACGCCGAGACGTTCCGGAAGCACCGGATCGTGGCGCTCGCGTTTCCGACCACGCCGCTGCCCGCCGCGCCCATCGGCGACGACGAGAAGACGAAGCTCAATGGCGCCGACGTGCCGACGTTTCCCACGTTCATCCAGAACACCGATCCGGGCAGCAACGCGGGTCTCCCCGGCCTCAGCATACCGATCGGCCGCACCGCGGGGGGGCTGCCGATCGGACTCGCGCTGGACGGGCCCGCGGGCAGCGACCGCCGCTTGCTCGGGGTCGGGCTCGCGCTGGAGGCGCTCTTCGGTCGTCTGCCCGCTCCGTGA
- a CDS encoding alpha/beta fold hydrolase, with product MTRARLNGIEIDYEVSGRGPAVLLSHGYSATRRMWDDQHRALGDRHRVISWSMRGHGETESPADPAAYSADQTVADMRALLGHVGVERAVIGGLSLGGYVSLAFYLAHPEMVRALVICDSGPGYRNADARRQWNERAQERAVALETRGLDALGRSREVRESAGLHRSAQGLAHAARGMLAQEGSRVIDGLGAIDVPTLIIVGDRDQPFIAPCEYMAKKISGARLEVIRDAGHSSNLDQPEAFNRVLRDFLDGLPA from the coding sequence ATGACGCGAGCCAGGCTCAACGGGATCGAGATCGACTACGAGGTGAGCGGACGCGGACCCGCGGTGCTGCTGAGCCACGGGTACTCGGCCACCCGGCGGATGTGGGACGACCAGCACCGCGCGCTCGGCGATCGCCACCGCGTGATCAGCTGGAGCATGCGCGGACACGGCGAGACCGAGAGCCCGGCCGATCCCGCCGCGTACTCGGCGGACCAGACCGTGGCCGACATGCGCGCCCTGCTCGGTCACGTCGGGGTGGAGCGCGCGGTGATCGGCGGCCTCTCCCTGGGCGGCTACGTCTCGCTCGCCTTCTATCTGGCGCATCCGGAGATGGTGCGCGCGCTGGTGATCTGCGACTCCGGCCCCGGCTACCGCAACGCGGACGCGCGCCGGCAGTGGAACGAGCGCGCCCAGGAGCGTGCGGTGGCGCTGGAGACGCGCGGCCTGGACGCCCTCGGCCGCAGCCGGGAGGTGCGCGAGTCGGCCGGCCTCCATCGCTCCGCCCAGGGGCTGGCTCACGCCGCGCGGGGCATGCTGGCCCAGGAGGGCTCGCGGGTGATCGACGGGCTCGGCGCCATCGACGTGCCGACCCTCATCATCGTGGGAGACCGAGACCAGCCCTTCATCGCCCCCTGCGAGTACATGGCGAAGAAGATCTCCGGGGCGAGGCTCGAGGTGATCCGGGACGCCGGACACTCCTCGAACCTCGACCAGCCGGAGGCCTTCAACCGCGTGCTGCGCGACTTCCTCGACGGATTGCCAGCGTAG
- a CDS encoding NIPSNAP family protein has protein sequence MIYEIRTYRVKVGSLPEVEKRFGEAYESRKKISPLAAFWHTEIGPLNEIIHVWPYENLGERNRLRAEAVKAGIWPPKIAEFIETMQSEIVVPFAFIPDLKPAKMGPYFEMRYYTMKAGTLPDLIKRWESKIEERVKLSPIALAGHVEHGEANRFIHIWAYKSLDERAAIRNTAREKGIWPPPGGADTLHTMANKIMMPSAFSPVQ, from the coding sequence GTGATCTACGAGATCCGGACCTACCGCGTGAAGGTCGGCAGCCTGCCCGAGGTCGAGAAGCGCTTCGGCGAGGCCTACGAGAGCCGCAAGAAGATCTCGCCGCTGGCCGCCTTCTGGCACACCGAGATCGGCCCGCTGAACGAGATCATCCACGTGTGGCCCTACGAGAACCTCGGCGAGCGCAACCGCTTGCGGGCCGAGGCGGTGAAGGCGGGCATCTGGCCGCCCAAGATCGCCGAGTTCATCGAGACCATGCAGTCGGAGATCGTGGTGCCGTTCGCGTTCATTCCCGACCTCAAGCCGGCCAAGATGGGCCCCTACTTCGAGATGCGCTACTACACCATGAAGGCGGGCACGCTGCCGGACCTGATCAAGCGATGGGAGTCGAAGATCGAGGAGCGCGTGAAGCTGTCGCCGATCGCCCTGGCCGGCCACGTCGAGCACGGCGAGGCCAACCGCTTCATCCACATCTGGGCCTACAAGAGCCTGGACGAGCGGGCCGCCATCCGGAACACCGCGCGCGAGAAGGGGATCTGGCCGCCCCCGGGCGGCGCGGACACGCTGCACACGATGGCGAACAAGATCATGATGCCGTCCGCGTTTTCCCCCGTGCAGTAG
- a CDS encoding glucose 1-dehydrogenase codes for MRLAGKVALISGGARGMGAAEALLFAREGARVVIGDILDADGKRVEGEIGGAGGQAVYVHLDVTSAADWERAVAAAESRFGRLDVLVNNAGVGGGSLIEDTTEAAWDRGMDVNAKGVFLGTKAAIPAMRRAGGGSIVNISSQLGMVGMERSSPWYQASKGAVRTLTKATAVQYARERIRCNSVHPGPVVTPMTEARRHDPGHYEYMVSRIPMGRYGEPDEVAYGVLYLASDESSFVTGSELVIDGGWTAQ; via the coding sequence ATGAGGCTCGCGGGCAAGGTCGCGTTGATCAGCGGCGGGGCGCGCGGCATGGGCGCCGCGGAGGCGCTCCTCTTCGCGCGCGAGGGGGCGCGGGTGGTGATCGGCGACATCCTCGACGCGGACGGCAAGCGGGTCGAGGGCGAGATCGGGGGCGCGGGCGGCCAGGCGGTCTACGTGCACCTCGACGTGACCAGCGCGGCGGACTGGGAGCGCGCGGTGGCCGCCGCGGAGTCGCGCTTCGGCCGGCTCGACGTGCTGGTGAACAACGCGGGCGTGGGCGGGGGCAGCCTCATCGAGGACACCACCGAGGCGGCGTGGGACCGCGGCATGGACGTCAACGCCAAGGGCGTGTTCCTGGGCACGAAGGCGGCGATCCCCGCGATGCGGCGCGCGGGCGGCGGCTCCATCGTCAACATCTCCTCGCAGCTCGGCATGGTGGGCATGGAGCGGAGCAGCCCGTGGTACCAGGCCTCCAAGGGCGCGGTGCGCACGCTGACCAAGGCCACCGCGGTGCAGTACGCGCGCGAGCGCATCCGCTGCAACTCGGTCCATCCGGGGCCGGTGGTGACGCCGATGACCGAGGCGCGCCGCCACGATCCCGGCCACTACGAGTACATGGTGTCGCGCATCCCGATGGGGCGCTACGGCGAGCCCGACGAGGTCGCGTACGGAGTGCTGTATCTCGCGTCGGACGAATCATCGTTCGTGACGGGCAGCGAGCTGGTGATCGACGGAGGCTGGACCGCCCAGTAG
- the upp gene encoding uracil phosphoribosyltransferase produces the protein MDDVVVIGHPLVQHKLGLMRKKDTSTSEFRRLLAEISMLLAYEVTRELPTHEVAAETPVGPTTIRLLDGKKIVLVSILRAGNGLLDGMLGILPSARVGHVGLYRDPKTLAAVEYYFKVPQDMQERDAVVLDPMLATGNSAVAAVSRVKATRARSIRFVCLLTCPEGLERFHAAHPDVPVYTAAIDSHLNDHGYIVPGLGDAGDRLFGTR, from the coding sequence TTGGACGACGTCGTCGTCATCGGGCATCCTCTCGTGCAGCACAAGCTCGGCCTCATGCGGAAGAAGGACACGAGCACCTCCGAGTTCCGCAGGCTGCTCGCGGAGATCAGCATGCTCCTGGCCTACGAGGTGACGCGAGAGCTGCCCACCCACGAGGTGGCTGCGGAGACCCCGGTGGGGCCGACCACGATCCGGCTGCTCGACGGCAAGAAGATCGTGCTGGTGTCGATCCTGCGTGCGGGCAACGGTCTGCTCGACGGCATGCTCGGCATCCTGCCGAGCGCGCGCGTCGGCCACGTCGGCCTCTATCGCGATCCGAAGACGCTGGCGGCGGTCGAGTACTACTTCAAGGTGCCGCAGGACATGCAGGAGCGCGACGCGGTGGTGCTCGATCCCATGCTCGCCACCGGCAACTCGGCGGTGGCCGCGGTGAGCCGCGTGAAGGCGACGCGGGCCCGCTCGATCCGGTTCGTGTGCCTGCTCACGTGCCCGGAGGGGCTCGAGCGCTTCCACGCCGCGCATCCCGACGTGCCGGTCTACACCGCGGCCATCGACAGCCATCTCAACGACCACGGCTACATCGTGCCCGGCCTCGGCGACGCGGGCGACCGCCTCTTCGGCACCCGATGA
- a CDS encoding TauD/TfdA family dioxygenase has product MSLTTRTLHPEFGVEIVDLDVARVDDATFQEVVAAFEEHSVLLFRGQSLTDDQQIAFSRRFGPLETTIRSIASRAGTPIHIANLSNVDAEDRLIPAGDKRNLYNAGNQMWHTDSSFKRVPAHASLLSAREIPPVGGDTQFASMRVGYARLPADLQRFLDGKVAIHSFVYSRGLVDDALMPPDHAAQVPPVRQALVRANPVNGRKAFYVGSHACEIVGMPTAEARALLRELREAATRPELVYTHRWRVGDLVMWDNRCMLHRGRPWDESRYRRVMHRTTVAGAGPTAPDEGPASVNPMRQEDVAWGRAQLELV; this is encoded by the coding sequence ATGTCGCTGACGACGAGGACACTCCATCCGGAATTCGGCGTCGAGATCGTGGATCTCGACGTGGCGCGCGTGGACGACGCCACCTTCCAGGAGGTGGTCGCCGCGTTCGAGGAGCACTCGGTGCTGCTCTTCCGCGGCCAGTCGCTCACCGACGACCAGCAGATCGCGTTCAGTCGCCGCTTCGGCCCGCTGGAGACGACGATCCGCAGCATCGCGTCGCGGGCGGGCACCCCGATCCATATCGCCAATCTCTCCAACGTCGACGCGGAGGACCGCCTCATCCCGGCCGGCGACAAGCGCAACCTCTACAACGCGGGCAACCAGATGTGGCATACCGACAGCTCGTTCAAGCGGGTGCCCGCGCACGCCTCGCTCCTCTCGGCCCGCGAGATCCCGCCGGTGGGCGGTGACACGCAGTTCGCGAGCATGCGGGTGGGCTACGCCCGCCTCCCCGCCGACCTGCAGCGCTTCCTCGACGGCAAGGTGGCGATCCACAGCTTCGTGTACTCGCGCGGGCTGGTGGACGACGCCCTGATGCCGCCCGATCACGCCGCGCAGGTGCCGCCGGTGCGCCAGGCCCTGGTGCGGGCCAACCCGGTCAACGGGCGCAAGGCGTTCTACGTGGGCTCGCACGCCTGCGAGATCGTGGGCATGCCCACCGCGGAGGCGCGCGCCCTCCTGCGCGAATTGCGCGAGGCCGCGACCCGGCCCGAGCTGGTCTACACGCACCGCTGGCGAGTCGGCGATCTCGTGATGTGGGACAACCGCTGCATGCTGCACCGAGGTCGCCCGTGGGACGAGTCGCGGTATCGCCGGGTGATGCATCGCACCACCGTGGCCGGCGCGGGGCCCACCGCCCCCGACGAGGGACCGGCCTCGGTGAATCCGATGCGCCAGGAAGACGTGGCGTGGGGCCGCGCGCAGCTCGAGCTGGTCTAG
- a CDS encoding cupin domain-containing protein: MSTVSAPVTILINELAAGPTAPGTAATPLRTRVAEVVARMGPPPWSRRIIADERNLVTLIASPPGGGNRPHWHREFDEWWVVLGGRLQWELTGGVVVDAAKDDIVWVPRGAVHHIRNVGDDLSLRLAVAMPPAWHFYSPCEQCGFADDGPREWCA; encoded by the coding sequence ATGTCCACCGTCTCGGCCCCGGTCACCATCCTGATCAACGAGCTCGCCGCGGGGCCGACCGCGCCCGGCACCGCGGCCACGCCGCTGCGCACGCGCGTCGCGGAGGTCGTGGCCCGGATGGGGCCGCCGCCGTGGTCGCGACGCATCATCGCGGACGAGCGCAACCTGGTCACCCTGATCGCCTCGCCGCCCGGCGGAGGCAACCGGCCGCACTGGCATCGCGAGTTCGACGAGTGGTGGGTGGTGCTGGGCGGGCGCCTGCAATGGGAGCTGACCGGCGGGGTGGTGGTGGACGCGGCGAAGGACGACATCGTGTGGGTCCCGCGCGGCGCGGTGCACCACATCCGAAACGTGGGCGACGATCTCTCCCTGCGGCTGGCCGTCGCGATGCCACCCGCGTGGCACTTCTACAGCCCGTGCGAGCAGTGCGGGTTCGCCGACGACGGCCCGCGGGAGTGGTGCGCGTAG
- a CDS encoding DUF2652 domain-containing protein — MNNRTDHGFLVLADVSGFTAFVTTTELEHGSEIIAALLDEVIEHLSPPLEIQEIEGDAVFALGGEDARLPRSRLLQVLEDAFVAFKTRQRALQRDETCGCGACQQIWRLDLKMVVHHGPFLRHTVGGRSRVTGTAVILAHRLLKNDVARAGGYALLTEPVVRSLGIDAAAAGLAAHTERYEYLGDVRCFVRDLTAGPLATGPLTLPSPQGGEGERERRESYPQAIA; from the coding sequence ATGAACAACCGAACCGATCACGGCTTCCTGGTTCTCGCGGATGTGTCGGGCTTCACCGCCTTCGTGACCACGACCGAGCTCGAGCACGGCTCCGAGATCATCGCCGCCCTGCTCGACGAGGTGATCGAGCACCTGTCGCCGCCGCTCGAGATCCAGGAGATCGAGGGCGACGCGGTGTTCGCCCTGGGCGGGGAGGACGCGCGGCTGCCCCGCAGCCGGCTGCTGCAGGTACTGGAGGACGCCTTCGTCGCCTTCAAGACACGGCAGCGCGCTCTGCAGCGGGATGAGACGTGCGGGTGCGGCGCGTGCCAGCAGATCTGGCGGCTCGATCTCAAGATGGTGGTCCACCACGGCCCGTTCCTGCGCCACACCGTGGGGGGGCGCAGCCGGGTCACCGGCACCGCGGTGATCCTGGCGCACCGGCTGCTGAAGAACGACGTCGCGCGGGCGGGCGGCTATGCGCTGCTCACCGAGCCGGTGGTGCGGTCGCTCGGGATCGATGCGGCGGCGGCCGGGCTGGCGGCGCATACCGAGCGCTACGAGTACCTCGGCGATGTGCGGTGCTTCGTGCGGGATTTGACTGCCGGACCCCTCGCTACCGGGCCCCTCACCCTGCCCTCTCCCCAGGGGGGAGAGGGAGAGAGGGAGAGGAGAGAGAGCTATCCGCAGGCGATCGCGTAG
- a CDS encoding PEP-CTERM sorting domain-containing protein, with amino-acid sequence MRLATWLTASFLTLCPFVATDAGAALIDLGPGAFTPLAPVITFDEVPVETVNPSFTFPSVPTLGDVTVSFAGNFVGQTAGGGFPVTLTDHTPTGPLALDAASPNTVTVTDSAPGATSPVLSGSPQFNGPISIFFSVPVAGVGLKGGFFDAVNSTSIEAYDANGNVLGSISNSVEGFEFYGLADSTGGSVIKGISFFITGNEPFGFQIDNVTFGAGDVINPPTPVPEPATLLLLGSSAAGLLAVARRRKRDR; translated from the coding sequence ATGAGACTCGCCACGTGGCTCACCGCGTCATTCCTGACGCTCTGTCCGTTCGTTGCCACCGATGCCGGCGCGGCCCTGATCGACCTGGGCCCCGGCGCGTTCACGCCGCTCGCGCCGGTCATCACGTTCGACGAAGTGCCGGTCGAAACCGTAAATCCGTCGTTCACCTTCCCGAGCGTGCCGACGCTGGGTGACGTCACGGTGAGCTTCGCCGGGAATTTCGTGGGCCAGACCGCCGGCGGCGGCTTCCCCGTCACGCTCACCGATCACACACCGACCGGCCCCCTCGCTCTGGACGCCGCGTCACCGAACACGGTCACGGTGACCGATAGCGCGCCCGGCGCGACCAGTCCGGTCCTGAGCGGCAGCCCTCAATTCAACGGGCCGATCTCGATTTTCTTCAGTGTGCCGGTGGCCGGCGTTGGCCTGAAGGGCGGGTTCTTCGACGCGGTGAACAGCACCTCGATCGAGGCCTATGATGCCAACGGCAATGTGCTCGGGAGCATCAGCAACTCGGTTGAAGGGTTCGAGTTCTACGGCCTGGCCGATTCCACCGGCGGCAGCGTGATCAAGGGCATCTCGTTCTTCATCACCGGGAACGAGCCGTTCGGCTTTCAAATCGACAACGTGACCTTCGGCGCGGGCGACGTCATCAATCCGCCGACGCCGGTTCCCGAGCCGGCGACGCTGCTCCTGCTGGGCAGCAGCGCGGCCGGGCTCCTGGCCGTCG